A genome region from Gopherus flavomarginatus isolate rGopFla2 chromosome 9, rGopFla2.mat.asm, whole genome shotgun sequence includes the following:
- the BCL2A1 gene encoding bcl-2-related protein A1 isoform X2 — protein MESSEYCYVYYLVQDYLKYVLQEPQLGPAPSRVAHVLRHAASFLQKENEESLKPCLDTFDITSVDAARRIFTQVMDKEFADGNTNWGRILTIFMFGGILSKKLQEHRVQLTGENKKQISYFITEYIINTKAEWIEANGGWSVLLTRRRSAFPT, from the exons ATGGAAAGCTCTGAGTACTGCTATGTTTACTATTTAGTCCAAGATTATCTGAAATACGTTCTTCAGGAACCACAGCTTGGACCAGCCCCAAGCAGAGTTGCTCATGTCTTAAGACACGCTGCATCCTTTCTGCAAAAGGAAAATGAAGAGAGTCTGAAACCATGTTTGGACACATTTGATATTACCTCTGTAGATGCTGCCAGAAGAATTTTCACTCAAGTCATGGATAAAGAATTTGCTGATGGAAACACTAACTGGGGACGGATTTTGACAATATTTATGTTTGGAGGAATTCTTTCTAAGAAGCTTCAAGAACACAGAGTTCAGCTTACAGGAGAAAATAAAAAGCAGATTTCTTATTTCATCACAGAGTACATTATAAACACCAAGGCTGAGTGGATAGAGGCAAATGGAGGTTGG TCAGTACTATTGACCAGACGGAGATCAGCCTTCCCCACGTAA
- the BCL2A1 gene encoding bcl-2-related protein A1 isoform X1, giving the protein MESSEYCYVYYLVQDYLKYVLQEPQLGPAPSRVAHVLRHAASFLQKENEESLKPCLDTFDITSVDAARRIFTQVMDKEFADGNTNWGRILTIFMFGGILSKKLQEHRVQLTGENKKQISYFITEYIINTKAEWIEANGGWENGFLTMFEEKRSWLSLFNIKAKIMDAFSFFSQYY; this is encoded by the exons ATGGAAAGCTCTGAGTACTGCTATGTTTACTATTTAGTCCAAGATTATCTGAAATACGTTCTTCAGGAACCACAGCTTGGACCAGCCCCAAGCAGAGTTGCTCATGTCTTAAGACACGCTGCATCCTTTCTGCAAAAGGAAAATGAAGAGAGTCTGAAACCATGTTTGGACACATTTGATATTACCTCTGTAGATGCTGCCAGAAGAATTTTCACTCAAGTCATGGATAAAGAATTTGCTGATGGAAACACTAACTGGGGACGGATTTTGACAATATTTATGTTTGGAGGAATTCTTTCTAAGAAGCTTCAAGAACACAGAGTTCAGCTTACAGGAGAAAATAAAAAGCAGATTTCTTATTTCATCACAGAGTACATTATAAACACCAAGGCTGAGTGGATAGAGGCAAATGGAGGTTGG GAAAATGGCTTCCTAACTATGTTTGAGGAAAAACGATCATGGCTGTCCTTATTCAATATTAAAGCAAAAATCATGGATGCTTTTTCCTTCTTCAGTCAGTACTATTGA